Proteins encoded together in one Vigna angularis cultivar LongXiaoDou No.4 chromosome 5, ASM1680809v1, whole genome shotgun sequence window:
- the LOC108340378 gene encoding molybdenum cofactor sulfurase isoform X1, translated as MASHMGDGAKEEFLRDFGEHYGYPNGPKSIDQIRATEFKRLQVQDLVYLDHAGATLYSDLQMESVFNDLTNNVYGNPHSQSDSSSATLDIVKNARLQVLDYCNASPKEYKCIFTSGATAALKLVGEAFPWNYSSSFMYTMENHNSVLGIREYALDHGAQAIAVDIDEDIHPGMTGETLSTKMSLHQVQRRNVAESPEGEPTGDVYNLFAFPSECNFSGLRFGLDLVNIIKEDSSNILGISSVCKNGQWMVLIDAAKGCATMPPDLSKYPADFVAVSFYKLFGYPTGLGALIVRNDAATLLKKTYFSGGTVSASIADIDFVKRREGIEEMFEDGTVSFLSIVSIRHGFKILSSLTVSAISRHVASLALYTRKMLLAMRHGNGSSVCILYGHHNSKKLHHEMGPIISFNLKRPDGSWYGYREVEKLASLSTIQLRTGCFCNPGACAKYLDLTHLDLISNTEAGHVCWDDHDIINGKPVGAVRVSFGYMSTYEDAKKFVDFVASSFVSPQNHIDHGNQMKGVDNGFVDTGYYLKSITIYPIKSCGGFSARSWPLSSNGLTYDRQWILKSPTGEILTQKKVPEMGFVSTLIDLSQGILFVESPCCKERLQITLESNVYEDAIEDIELYGQRYEVYSYDNETNAWFSEAIGRTCSLLRYSSFNQDFMLKKIKGAATCRDMKNKLNFANEAQFLLVSEESVCDLNRRLSSDVQKGISGKAMVQVSASRFRPNLVVSGGRPYAEDGWRYIRIGNKHFSSLGGCNRCQIINLALNSGQVQKSNEPLATLASYRRVKGKILFGILLKHATVDGEQQQGADSWLHVGQDIHPD; from the exons ATGGCTTCACACATGGGCGACGGTGCCAAAGAAGAATTCCTCAGAGATTTTGGTGAACATTACGGCTATCCTAACGGCCCCAaatccattgatcaaattcgaGCTACTGAATTCAAGAGATTACAAGTTCAAG ATCTTGTCTACTTGGACCATGCTGGGGCAACTCTATACTCTGACCTGCAAATGGAATCAGTTTTCAACGATCTCACTAATAACGTATATGGAAATCCTC ATAGCCAAAGTGACTCCAGTTCTGCAACTCTTGACATTGTGAAGAATGCCCGCCTCCAG GTCCTTGACTACTGCAATGCATCACCTAAGGAATACAAATGTATATTTACCTCTGGGGCAACAGCAGCGCTGAAGCTGGTTGGAGAGGCTTTTCCGTGGAATTATAGcagtagttttatgtatacaATGGAGAATCATAATAGTGTTCTTGGGATAAGAGA ATATGCTCTTGATCATGGAGCACAGGCCATTGCAGTAGATATTGATGAAGATATACATCCTGGAATGACAGGAGAAACACTTTCTACAAAGATGTCACTGCACCAGGTTCAAAGGAGAAATGTCGCTGAATCACCAGAAGGAGAGCCAACAG GTGATGTGTATAATTTGTTTGCCTTTCCCTCAGAGTGCAATTTCTCTGGATTAAGATTTGGTCTAGACTTGGTGAACATTATCAAGGAAGACTCAAGCAATATTTTGGGAATTTCTTCAGTTTGCAA AAATGGGCAATGGATGGTCTTAATTGATGCTGCCAAGGGATGTGCTACCATGCCACCTGATTTATCTAAGTATCCTGCTGATTTTGTTGCTGTCTCATTTTACAAG CTTTTTGGCTATCCAACTGGGCTTGGAGCTCTCATTGTTCGAAATG ATGCTGCCACACTACTGAAGAAGACTTACTTTAGTGGAG GAACGGTTAGCGCATCCATTGCTgatattgattttgttaaaaGAAGGGAAGGCATCGAGGAAATGTTTGAGGATGGAACTGTTTCATTCTTGAGCATAGTATCTATCCGCCATGGCTTCAAAATCCTGTCTTCTCTTACTGTATCAGCAATATCAAG ACATGTAGCATCTCTTGCCTTGTATACAAGGAAAATGCTTTTGGCCATGAGGCATGGCAATGGATCTAGTGTTTGCATCCTCTACGGACATCATAATTCAAAG AAATTGCATCATGAAATGGGACCAATAATTTCATTCAACTTGAAACGGCCGGATGGCTCTTGGTATGGATATCGGGAAGTGGAAAAGCTGGCGTCACTTTCAACAATTCAGCTAAGG ACAGGATGCTTCTGCAATCCAGGTGCATGTGCAAAATACCTTGACTTGACTCATTTGGATCTTATTTCAAATACTGAG gCTGGCCACGTTTGTTGGGATGATCATGATATAATCAATGGTAAACCTGTTGGTGCTGTAAGAGTATCCTTTGGCTACATGTCAACATATGAGGATGCCAAG AAATTTGTTGATTTTGTTGCAAGTTCCTTTGTGTCACCTCAAAATCACATTGACCATGGAAATCAAATGAAAG GTGTAGACAATGGTTTTGTGGATACTGGTTATTATCTCAAATCAATTACAATATATCCAATAAAATCTTGCGGAGGTTTCAGTGCAAGGAGTTGGCCTCTTAGCAGCAATG GCCTCACCTATGATCGCCAGTGGATTCTTAAAAGCCCAACTGGTGAAATACTTACCCAAAAAAAG GTTCCTGAAATGGGCTTTGTAAGCACCTTAATAGACCTTAGTCAGGGAATTTTGTTTGTAGAATCTCCATGTTGCAAAGAAAGACTACAAATTACACTTGAGTCAAATGTTTATGAGGACGCTATAGAGGATATTGAATTATATGGTCAGAG gTACGAGGTATATAGTTATGACAATGAGACCAATGCATGGTTTAGCGAAGCCATTGGTAGAACTTGCTCTTTGTTAAGGTATTCTAGTTTCAATCAagattttatgttaaaaaaaatcaaaggtgCAGCCACATGTAGAGATATGAAGAACAAACTTAATTTTGCCAATGAAGCACAGTTCTTACTTGTCTCTGAAGAAAGTGTGTGCGATCTAAACAGAAGATTAAGCTCAG ATGTACAGAAGGGCATATCTGGAAAAGCAATGGTGCAAGTTAGTGCAAGTAGGTTTCGTCCCAATCTTGTGGTATCTGGAGGTAGGCCTTATGCTGAAGATGGATGGAGATACATTAGGATTGGAAATAAGCATTTCAGT TCGCTAGGGGGATGCAATCGATGCCAGATAATCAACCTTGCACTAAATTCGGGACAAGTGCAAAAGTCAAACGAACCTCTGGCAACTTTAGCATCCTACAGGAGGGTAAAG GGAAAGATTTTGTTTGGCATATTACTGAAACATGCTACTGTTGATGGAGAGCAGCAACAAGGTGCTGATTCCTGGCTTCATGTGGGGCAAGATATACATCCGGATTAA
- the LOC108340378 gene encoding molybdenum cofactor sulfurase isoform X2 — protein sequence MASHMGDGAKEEFLRDFGEHYGYPNGPKSIDQIRATEFKRLQVQDLVYLDHAGATLYSDLQMESVFNDLTNNVYGNPHSQSDSSSATLDIVKNARLQVLDYCNASPKEYKCIFTSGATAALKLVGEAFPWNYSSSFMYTMENHNSVLGIREYALDHGAQAIAVDIDEDIHPGMTGETLSTKMSLHQVQRRNVAESPEGEPTGDVYNLFAFPSECNFSGLRFGLDLVNIIKEDSSNILGISSVCKNGQWMVLIDAAKGCATMPPDLSKYPADFVAVSFYKLFGYPTGLGALIVRNDAATLLKKTYFSGGTVSASIADIDFVKRREGIEEMFEDGTVSFLSIVSIRHGFKILSSLTVSAISRHVASLALYTRKMLLAMRHGNGSSVCILYGHHNSKKLHHEMGPIISFNLKRPDGSWYGYREVEKLASLSTIQLRTGCFCNPGACAKYLDLTHLDLISNTEAGHVCWDDHDIINGKPVGAVRVSFGYMSTYEDAKKFVDFVASSFVSPQNHIDHGNQMKDNGFVDTGYYLKSITIYPIKSCGGFSARSWPLSSNGLTYDRQWILKSPTGEILTQKKVPEMGFVSTLIDLSQGILFVESPCCKERLQITLESNVYEDAIEDIELYGQRYEVYSYDNETNAWFSEAIGRTCSLLRYSSFNQDFMLKKIKGAATCRDMKNKLNFANEAQFLLVSEESVCDLNRRLSSDVQKGISGKAMVQVSASRFRPNLVVSGGRPYAEDGWRYIRIGNKHFSSLGGCNRCQIINLALNSGQVQKSNEPLATLASYRRVKGKILFGILLKHATVDGEQQQGADSWLHVGQDIHPD from the exons ATGGCTTCACACATGGGCGACGGTGCCAAAGAAGAATTCCTCAGAGATTTTGGTGAACATTACGGCTATCCTAACGGCCCCAaatccattgatcaaattcgaGCTACTGAATTCAAGAGATTACAAGTTCAAG ATCTTGTCTACTTGGACCATGCTGGGGCAACTCTATACTCTGACCTGCAAATGGAATCAGTTTTCAACGATCTCACTAATAACGTATATGGAAATCCTC ATAGCCAAAGTGACTCCAGTTCTGCAACTCTTGACATTGTGAAGAATGCCCGCCTCCAG GTCCTTGACTACTGCAATGCATCACCTAAGGAATACAAATGTATATTTACCTCTGGGGCAACAGCAGCGCTGAAGCTGGTTGGAGAGGCTTTTCCGTGGAATTATAGcagtagttttatgtatacaATGGAGAATCATAATAGTGTTCTTGGGATAAGAGA ATATGCTCTTGATCATGGAGCACAGGCCATTGCAGTAGATATTGATGAAGATATACATCCTGGAATGACAGGAGAAACACTTTCTACAAAGATGTCACTGCACCAGGTTCAAAGGAGAAATGTCGCTGAATCACCAGAAGGAGAGCCAACAG GTGATGTGTATAATTTGTTTGCCTTTCCCTCAGAGTGCAATTTCTCTGGATTAAGATTTGGTCTAGACTTGGTGAACATTATCAAGGAAGACTCAAGCAATATTTTGGGAATTTCTTCAGTTTGCAA AAATGGGCAATGGATGGTCTTAATTGATGCTGCCAAGGGATGTGCTACCATGCCACCTGATTTATCTAAGTATCCTGCTGATTTTGTTGCTGTCTCATTTTACAAG CTTTTTGGCTATCCAACTGGGCTTGGAGCTCTCATTGTTCGAAATG ATGCTGCCACACTACTGAAGAAGACTTACTTTAGTGGAG GAACGGTTAGCGCATCCATTGCTgatattgattttgttaaaaGAAGGGAAGGCATCGAGGAAATGTTTGAGGATGGAACTGTTTCATTCTTGAGCATAGTATCTATCCGCCATGGCTTCAAAATCCTGTCTTCTCTTACTGTATCAGCAATATCAAG ACATGTAGCATCTCTTGCCTTGTATACAAGGAAAATGCTTTTGGCCATGAGGCATGGCAATGGATCTAGTGTTTGCATCCTCTACGGACATCATAATTCAAAG AAATTGCATCATGAAATGGGACCAATAATTTCATTCAACTTGAAACGGCCGGATGGCTCTTGGTATGGATATCGGGAAGTGGAAAAGCTGGCGTCACTTTCAACAATTCAGCTAAGG ACAGGATGCTTCTGCAATCCAGGTGCATGTGCAAAATACCTTGACTTGACTCATTTGGATCTTATTTCAAATACTGAG gCTGGCCACGTTTGTTGGGATGATCATGATATAATCAATGGTAAACCTGTTGGTGCTGTAAGAGTATCCTTTGGCTACATGTCAACATATGAGGATGCCAAG AAATTTGTTGATTTTGTTGCAAGTTCCTTTGTGTCACCTCAAAATCACATTGACCATGGAAATCAAATGAAAG ACAATGGTTTTGTGGATACTGGTTATTATCTCAAATCAATTACAATATATCCAATAAAATCTTGCGGAGGTTTCAGTGCAAGGAGTTGGCCTCTTAGCAGCAATG GCCTCACCTATGATCGCCAGTGGATTCTTAAAAGCCCAACTGGTGAAATACTTACCCAAAAAAAG GTTCCTGAAATGGGCTTTGTAAGCACCTTAATAGACCTTAGTCAGGGAATTTTGTTTGTAGAATCTCCATGTTGCAAAGAAAGACTACAAATTACACTTGAGTCAAATGTTTATGAGGACGCTATAGAGGATATTGAATTATATGGTCAGAG gTACGAGGTATATAGTTATGACAATGAGACCAATGCATGGTTTAGCGAAGCCATTGGTAGAACTTGCTCTTTGTTAAGGTATTCTAGTTTCAATCAagattttatgttaaaaaaaatcaaaggtgCAGCCACATGTAGAGATATGAAGAACAAACTTAATTTTGCCAATGAAGCACAGTTCTTACTTGTCTCTGAAGAAAGTGTGTGCGATCTAAACAGAAGATTAAGCTCAG ATGTACAGAAGGGCATATCTGGAAAAGCAATGGTGCAAGTTAGTGCAAGTAGGTTTCGTCCCAATCTTGTGGTATCTGGAGGTAGGCCTTATGCTGAAGATGGATGGAGATACATTAGGATTGGAAATAAGCATTTCAGT TCGCTAGGGGGATGCAATCGATGCCAGATAATCAACCTTGCACTAAATTCGGGACAAGTGCAAAAGTCAAACGAACCTCTGGCAACTTTAGCATCCTACAGGAGGGTAAAG GGAAAGATTTTGTTTGGCATATTACTGAAACATGCTACTGTTGATGGAGAGCAGCAACAAGGTGCTGATTCCTGGCTTCATGTGGGGCAAGATATACATCCGGATTAA
- the LOC108340378 gene encoding molybdenum cofactor sulfurase isoform X3 has protein sequence MASHMGDGAKEEFLRDFGEHYGYPNGPKSIDQIRATEFKRLQVQDLVYLDHAGATLYSDLQMESVFNDLTNNVYGNPHSQSDSSSATLDIVKNARLQVLDYCNASPKEYKCIFTSGATAALKLVGEAFPWNYSSSFMYTMENHNSVLGIREYALDHGAQAIAVDIDEDIHPGMTGETLSTKMSLHQVQRRNVAESPEGEPTGDVYNLFAFPSECNFSGLRFGLDLVNIIKEDSSNILGISSVCKNGQWMVLIDAAKGCATMPPDLSKYPADFVAVSFYKLFGYPTGLGALIVRNDAATLLKKTYFSGGTVSASIADIDFVKRREGIEEMFEDGTVSFLSIVSIRHGFKILSSLTVSAISRHVASLALYTRKMLLAMRHGNGSSVCILYGHHNSKKLHHEMGPIISFNLKRPDGSWYGYREVEKLASLSTIQLRTGCFCNPGACAKYLDLTHLDLISNTEAGHVCWDDHDIINGKPVGAVRVSFGYMSTYEDAKKFVDFVASSFVSPQNHIDHGNQMKGVDNGFVDTGYYLKSITIYPIKSCGGFSARSWPLSSNGLTYDRQWILKSPTGEILTQKKVPEMGFVSTLIDLSQGILFVESPCCKERLQITLESNVYEDAIEDIELYGQRYEVYSYDNETNAWFSEAIGRTCSLLRYSSFNQDFMLKKIKGAATCRDMKNKLNFANEAQFLLVSEESVCDLNRRLSSDVQKGISGKAMVQVSASRFRPNLVVSGGRPYAEDGWRYIRIGNKHFSSLGGCNRCQIINLALNSGQVQKSNEPLATLASYRRGKILFGILLKHATVDGEQQQGADSWLHVGQDIHPD, from the exons ATGGCTTCACACATGGGCGACGGTGCCAAAGAAGAATTCCTCAGAGATTTTGGTGAACATTACGGCTATCCTAACGGCCCCAaatccattgatcaaattcgaGCTACTGAATTCAAGAGATTACAAGTTCAAG ATCTTGTCTACTTGGACCATGCTGGGGCAACTCTATACTCTGACCTGCAAATGGAATCAGTTTTCAACGATCTCACTAATAACGTATATGGAAATCCTC ATAGCCAAAGTGACTCCAGTTCTGCAACTCTTGACATTGTGAAGAATGCCCGCCTCCAG GTCCTTGACTACTGCAATGCATCACCTAAGGAATACAAATGTATATTTACCTCTGGGGCAACAGCAGCGCTGAAGCTGGTTGGAGAGGCTTTTCCGTGGAATTATAGcagtagttttatgtatacaATGGAGAATCATAATAGTGTTCTTGGGATAAGAGA ATATGCTCTTGATCATGGAGCACAGGCCATTGCAGTAGATATTGATGAAGATATACATCCTGGAATGACAGGAGAAACACTTTCTACAAAGATGTCACTGCACCAGGTTCAAAGGAGAAATGTCGCTGAATCACCAGAAGGAGAGCCAACAG GTGATGTGTATAATTTGTTTGCCTTTCCCTCAGAGTGCAATTTCTCTGGATTAAGATTTGGTCTAGACTTGGTGAACATTATCAAGGAAGACTCAAGCAATATTTTGGGAATTTCTTCAGTTTGCAA AAATGGGCAATGGATGGTCTTAATTGATGCTGCCAAGGGATGTGCTACCATGCCACCTGATTTATCTAAGTATCCTGCTGATTTTGTTGCTGTCTCATTTTACAAG CTTTTTGGCTATCCAACTGGGCTTGGAGCTCTCATTGTTCGAAATG ATGCTGCCACACTACTGAAGAAGACTTACTTTAGTGGAG GAACGGTTAGCGCATCCATTGCTgatattgattttgttaaaaGAAGGGAAGGCATCGAGGAAATGTTTGAGGATGGAACTGTTTCATTCTTGAGCATAGTATCTATCCGCCATGGCTTCAAAATCCTGTCTTCTCTTACTGTATCAGCAATATCAAG ACATGTAGCATCTCTTGCCTTGTATACAAGGAAAATGCTTTTGGCCATGAGGCATGGCAATGGATCTAGTGTTTGCATCCTCTACGGACATCATAATTCAAAG AAATTGCATCATGAAATGGGACCAATAATTTCATTCAACTTGAAACGGCCGGATGGCTCTTGGTATGGATATCGGGAAGTGGAAAAGCTGGCGTCACTTTCAACAATTCAGCTAAGG ACAGGATGCTTCTGCAATCCAGGTGCATGTGCAAAATACCTTGACTTGACTCATTTGGATCTTATTTCAAATACTGAG gCTGGCCACGTTTGTTGGGATGATCATGATATAATCAATGGTAAACCTGTTGGTGCTGTAAGAGTATCCTTTGGCTACATGTCAACATATGAGGATGCCAAG AAATTTGTTGATTTTGTTGCAAGTTCCTTTGTGTCACCTCAAAATCACATTGACCATGGAAATCAAATGAAAG GTGTAGACAATGGTTTTGTGGATACTGGTTATTATCTCAAATCAATTACAATATATCCAATAAAATCTTGCGGAGGTTTCAGTGCAAGGAGTTGGCCTCTTAGCAGCAATG GCCTCACCTATGATCGCCAGTGGATTCTTAAAAGCCCAACTGGTGAAATACTTACCCAAAAAAAG GTTCCTGAAATGGGCTTTGTAAGCACCTTAATAGACCTTAGTCAGGGAATTTTGTTTGTAGAATCTCCATGTTGCAAAGAAAGACTACAAATTACACTTGAGTCAAATGTTTATGAGGACGCTATAGAGGATATTGAATTATATGGTCAGAG gTACGAGGTATATAGTTATGACAATGAGACCAATGCATGGTTTAGCGAAGCCATTGGTAGAACTTGCTCTTTGTTAAGGTATTCTAGTTTCAATCAagattttatgttaaaaaaaatcaaaggtgCAGCCACATGTAGAGATATGAAGAACAAACTTAATTTTGCCAATGAAGCACAGTTCTTACTTGTCTCTGAAGAAAGTGTGTGCGATCTAAACAGAAGATTAAGCTCAG ATGTACAGAAGGGCATATCTGGAAAAGCAATGGTGCAAGTTAGTGCAAGTAGGTTTCGTCCCAATCTTGTGGTATCTGGAGGTAGGCCTTATGCTGAAGATGGATGGAGATACATTAGGATTGGAAATAAGCATTTCAGT TCGCTAGGGGGATGCAATCGATGCCAGATAATCAACCTTGCACTAAATTCGGGACAAGTGCAAAAGTCAAACGAACCTCTGGCAACTTTAGCATCCTACAGGAGG GGAAAGATTTTGTTTGGCATATTACTGAAACATGCTACTGTTGATGGAGAGCAGCAACAAGGTGCTGATTCCTGGCTTCATGTGGGGCAAGATATACATCCGGATTAA
- the LOC128196779 gene encoding uncharacterized protein LOC128196779, with translation MEGRIDGRLNVVEGQPEAMEIDVDGMKAETAVLHQDSVVIRQDLQEVMRILGGRNRDQEGQSNGSQASVNANGRARQEEDDGGREVERPEGQYSWRKRVELAAFEGLDPLNWINHAEKFFKLQGMAEDEKVRLAYISMEESAGYWFRTWKEKAKNRPWEGLKGAMVVRFGGKNRGTICERLAAIKQSGTVEEYNQDFETLVGQTKGVAEE, from the coding sequence ATGGAGGGCAGAATCGACGGAAGATTAAACGTAGTGGAGGGTCAACCGGAAGCTATGGAGATCGATGTGGATGGAATGAAGGCTGAGACAGCAGTGTTGCATCAAGATTCGGTAGTGATACGTCAAGACTTGCAAGAAGTCATGAGAATCTTGGGAGGAAGGAACCGCGACCAAGAGGGACAATCGAACGGAAGTCAAGCGTCCGTGAATGCAAATGGGAGGGCAAGgcaagaagaagatgatggaggAAGAGAAGTTGAACGTCCGGAGGGGCAATACAGTTGGAGGAAACGAGTGGAGTTAGCGGCCTTTGAGGGACTCGATCCGCTGAATTGGATCAACCACGCCGAGAAGTTCTTCAAGTTACAAGGGATGGCGGAGGACGAAAAGGTGCGCCTGGCATACATTAGCATGGAGGAAAGCGCTGGGTATTGGTTCCGGACctggaaggagaaagccaagaatCGTCCTTGGGAAGGTCTGAAGGGAGCAATGGTGGTGCGATTTGGAGGAAAGAACAGGGGTACAATCTGTGAAAGGTTGGCGGCCATTAAGCAGTCGGGGACGGTGGAAGAATATAATCAAGATTTCGAAACTTTAGTGGGTCAGACAAAGGGAGTGGCGGAAGAATAG
- the LOC108340378 gene encoding molybdenum cofactor sulfurase isoform X4 gives MASHMGDGAKEEFLRDFGEHYGYPNGPKSIDQIRATEFKRLQVQDLVYLDHAGATLYSDLQMESVFNDLTNNVYGNPHSQSDSSSATLDIVKNARLQVLDYCNASPKEYKCIFTSGATAALKLVGEAFPWNYSSSFMYTMENHNSVLGIREYALDHGAQAIAVDIDEDIHPGMTGETLSTKMSLHQVQRRNVAESPEGEPTGDVYNLFAFPSECNFSGLRFGLDLVNIIKEDSSNILGISSVCKNGQWMVLIDAAKGCATMPPDLSKYPADFVAVSFYKLFGYPTGLGALIVRNDAATLLKKTYFSGGTVSASIADIDFVKRREGIEEMFEDGTVSFLSIVSIRHGFKILSSLTVSAISRHVASLALYTRKMLLAMRHGNGSSVCILYGHHNSKKLHHEMGPIISFNLKRPDGSWYGYREVEKLASLSTIQLRTGCFCNPGACAKYLDLTHLDLISNTEAGHVCWDDHDIINGKPVGAVRVSFGYMSTYEDAKKFVDFVASSFVSPQNHIDHGNQMKGVDNGFVDTGYYLKSITIYPIKSCGGFSARSWPLSSNGLTYDRQWILKSPTGEILTQKKVPEMGFVSTLIDLSQGILFVESPCCKERLQITLESNVYEDAIEDIELYGQRYEVYSYDNETNAWFSEAIGRTCSLLSSYLSLKKVCAI, from the exons ATGGCTTCACACATGGGCGACGGTGCCAAAGAAGAATTCCTCAGAGATTTTGGTGAACATTACGGCTATCCTAACGGCCCCAaatccattgatcaaattcgaGCTACTGAATTCAAGAGATTACAAGTTCAAG ATCTTGTCTACTTGGACCATGCTGGGGCAACTCTATACTCTGACCTGCAAATGGAATCAGTTTTCAACGATCTCACTAATAACGTATATGGAAATCCTC ATAGCCAAAGTGACTCCAGTTCTGCAACTCTTGACATTGTGAAGAATGCCCGCCTCCAG GTCCTTGACTACTGCAATGCATCACCTAAGGAATACAAATGTATATTTACCTCTGGGGCAACAGCAGCGCTGAAGCTGGTTGGAGAGGCTTTTCCGTGGAATTATAGcagtagttttatgtatacaATGGAGAATCATAATAGTGTTCTTGGGATAAGAGA ATATGCTCTTGATCATGGAGCACAGGCCATTGCAGTAGATATTGATGAAGATATACATCCTGGAATGACAGGAGAAACACTTTCTACAAAGATGTCACTGCACCAGGTTCAAAGGAGAAATGTCGCTGAATCACCAGAAGGAGAGCCAACAG GTGATGTGTATAATTTGTTTGCCTTTCCCTCAGAGTGCAATTTCTCTGGATTAAGATTTGGTCTAGACTTGGTGAACATTATCAAGGAAGACTCAAGCAATATTTTGGGAATTTCTTCAGTTTGCAA AAATGGGCAATGGATGGTCTTAATTGATGCTGCCAAGGGATGTGCTACCATGCCACCTGATTTATCTAAGTATCCTGCTGATTTTGTTGCTGTCTCATTTTACAAG CTTTTTGGCTATCCAACTGGGCTTGGAGCTCTCATTGTTCGAAATG ATGCTGCCACACTACTGAAGAAGACTTACTTTAGTGGAG GAACGGTTAGCGCATCCATTGCTgatattgattttgttaaaaGAAGGGAAGGCATCGAGGAAATGTTTGAGGATGGAACTGTTTCATTCTTGAGCATAGTATCTATCCGCCATGGCTTCAAAATCCTGTCTTCTCTTACTGTATCAGCAATATCAAG ACATGTAGCATCTCTTGCCTTGTATACAAGGAAAATGCTTTTGGCCATGAGGCATGGCAATGGATCTAGTGTTTGCATCCTCTACGGACATCATAATTCAAAG AAATTGCATCATGAAATGGGACCAATAATTTCATTCAACTTGAAACGGCCGGATGGCTCTTGGTATGGATATCGGGAAGTGGAAAAGCTGGCGTCACTTTCAACAATTCAGCTAAGG ACAGGATGCTTCTGCAATCCAGGTGCATGTGCAAAATACCTTGACTTGACTCATTTGGATCTTATTTCAAATACTGAG gCTGGCCACGTTTGTTGGGATGATCATGATATAATCAATGGTAAACCTGTTGGTGCTGTAAGAGTATCCTTTGGCTACATGTCAACATATGAGGATGCCAAG AAATTTGTTGATTTTGTTGCAAGTTCCTTTGTGTCACCTCAAAATCACATTGACCATGGAAATCAAATGAAAG GTGTAGACAATGGTTTTGTGGATACTGGTTATTATCTCAAATCAATTACAATATATCCAATAAAATCTTGCGGAGGTTTCAGTGCAAGGAGTTGGCCTCTTAGCAGCAATG GCCTCACCTATGATCGCCAGTGGATTCTTAAAAGCCCAACTGGTGAAATACTTACCCAAAAAAAG GTTCCTGAAATGGGCTTTGTAAGCACCTTAATAGACCTTAGTCAGGGAATTTTGTTTGTAGAATCTCCATGTTGCAAAGAAAGACTACAAATTACACTTGAGTCAAATGTTTATGAGGACGCTATAGAGGATATTGAATTATATGGTCAGAG gTACGAGGTATATAGTTATGACAATGAGACCAATGCATGGTTTAGCGAAGCCATTGGTAGAACTTGCTCTTTGTTAAG TTCTTACTTGTCTCTGAAGAAAGTGTGTGCGATCTAA